A region from the uncultured Macellibacteroides sp. genome encodes:
- the glpK gene encoding glycerol kinase GlpK: MNFKNKYVLAIDQGTTSSRAIIFNHQGEIVTISQKDFQQYFPKPGWVEHDPNEIWYSQSSVIKEAMAKADLTDKNIACIGITNQRETTVVWDRETGFPVYNAIVWQDRRTADFCEELKSKGYAELIQEKTGLIIDAYFSATKIKWILENVKGIRERAERGELCFGTIDSWLIWKLSKGEKHLTDVSNASRTMLFNIHTLTWDKELLAIFSIPESMLPEVKSSSEIYCETKSPLFSSGIPVSGIAGDQQAALFGQLCLEEGMTKTTYGTGCFMVMNTGKKPVKSHNNLLTTIAWKIGDDVTYALEGSVFVGGAVVQWLRDGIGLVSSASATEQMADSVPDNGGVFFVPALTGLGAPYWDQYARGAILGITRGTTAAHITRAALEGITYQVYDVLNSMENDINSKLKEIRVDGGAVANNFLMQFQADICRCPVVRPKVLETTALGVAYLAGLAVGYWKDMSDLKEQWCVDKIFTFKMKEEKSEHLLLQWHKAVGRSLQWAE, encoded by the coding sequence ATGAACTTTAAAAATAAATATGTTCTGGCTATTGATCAAGGTACAACAAGCTCGCGTGCTATTATTTTTAATCATCAGGGGGAGATTGTAACCATTTCACAAAAAGATTTCCAGCAGTACTTTCCTAAACCAGGTTGGGTTGAACATGATCCCAACGAAATTTGGTATTCGCAGAGTTCTGTTATAAAGGAAGCAATGGCTAAAGCAGATCTTACTGATAAGAATATTGCTTGTATTGGAATTACAAACCAACGGGAAACAACTGTTGTATGGGATAGAGAAACTGGTTTCCCTGTTTATAATGCAATTGTATGGCAGGATAGACGTACTGCGGATTTTTGTGAAGAGCTCAAGTCAAAAGGCTATGCGGAACTAATTCAGGAAAAAACAGGGTTAATTATAGATGCATACTTTTCCGCGACAAAAATAAAATGGATTTTAGAAAACGTAAAAGGAATAAGAGAGCGAGCAGAAAGAGGCGAGCTTTGCTTTGGAACTATTGATTCCTGGCTTATATGGAAGCTTTCCAAGGGAGAAAAACACCTCACGGATGTTAGTAATGCTTCCCGAACCATGTTGTTTAATATTCATACACTTACCTGGGACAAGGAGTTGCTTGCTATTTTCTCTATTCCAGAGTCAATGCTTCCGGAAGTAAAGTCTAGCAGCGAGATTTATTGTGAAACAAAAAGTCCGCTTTTCTCATCAGGAATCCCTGTTTCGGGAATTGCCGGCGATCAGCAAGCAGCCCTTTTCGGACAACTTTGTCTGGAGGAAGGAATGACAAAAACTACCTATGGTACAGGATGTTTTATGGTTATGAATACAGGAAAGAAGCCTGTTAAATCGCATAATAATCTACTTACCACCATTGCCTGGAAGATTGGCGATGATGTAACGTACGCACTCGAAGGAAGTGTTTTTGTTGGAGGAGCAGTTGTTCAGTGGTTACGTGATGGTATTGGGTTGGTGTCAAGTGCGTCGGCAACGGAGCAAATGGCAGATTCGGTTCCGGATAATGGCGGAGTGTTTTTTGTGCCTGCTTTAACCGGTTTAGGTGCCCCTTATTGGGATCAGTATGCACGTGGTGCAATTCTTGGTATTACACGGGGAACTACAGCGGCGCACATTACCCGTGCAGCTCTTGAGGGAATTACATACCAGGTATACGATGTGCTAAATTCGATGGAAAATGATATAAACTCGAAGTTGAAGGAAATTCGTGTAGATGGAGGTGCAGTAGCAAATAATTTTCTGATGCAATTTCAGGCAGACATTTGCCGTTGTCCGGTAGTTAGGCCAAAGGTACTGGAAACTACAGCCTTGGGTGTTGCCTATTTGGCCGGACTTGCTGTTGGATATTGGAAAGATATGTCAGACTTGAAAGAGCAGTGGTGCGTGGATAAAATTTTTACATTTAAAATGAAAGAAGAAAAATCCGAACACTTGCTTCTACAATGGCATAAGGCTGTAGGGCGTTCCCTTCAGTGGGCAGAGTAA
- a CDS encoding MIP/aquaporin family protein: MSPFLAELIGTAFLILMGGGVVANAVLDKTKGNNAGWMAITTAWAMGVFIGVVVAGPYSGAHLNPAITIGLAVAGSFPWGSVFSYIVAQLLGAAIGAFLVWVIYKDHFDQTENKISKLGVFCTVPEIRHPLINFTTEVIGTFVLMFVVFYITKGEAQMLNDKVVIPVGLGSVGAIPVSFTVWVIGLSLGGTTGYAINPARDLAPRFMHAILPIKDKGSSQWSYSWIPIAGPLVGAILAALLYLLLHN; the protein is encoded by the coding sequence ATGAGTCCGTTTTTAGCAGAGTTGATAGGAACAGCATTCCTGATTTTGATGGGAGGAGGAGTGGTAGCTAATGCTGTATTAGATAAGACGAAAGGAAATAATGCTGGTTGGATGGCGATTACAACAGCATGGGCTATGGGTGTTTTTATCGGTGTTGTAGTAGCCGGACCGTATAGTGGGGCACACTTGAATCCTGCAATTACAATTGGATTGGCAGTTGCCGGTTCTTTTCCATGGGGAAGTGTTTTTTCTTACATAGTGGCACAGTTGCTGGGTGCAGCCATTGGAGCATTTCTGGTTTGGGTTATTTACAAAGATCATTTCGACCAAACGGAGAACAAAATATCCAAGTTGGGTGTTTTTTGTACTGTACCGGAAATACGTCATCCTTTGATAAACTTTACAACTGAAGTAATCGGAACTTTTGTCTTGATGTTTGTTGTATTCTATATTACCAAAGGGGAGGCGCAGATGCTAAATGATAAAGTTGTAATTCCTGTAGGATTGGGTTCCGTAGGGGCTATACCTGTTTCTTTTACTGTTTGGGTGATTGGCCTTTCCCTTGGTGGCACAACAGGGTATGCAATAAATCCTGCAAGAGACCTGGCGCCCCGGTTTATGCATGCTATATTGCCAATTAAAGATAAAGGATCAAGTCAATGGTCTTATTCTTGGATTCCAATTGCAGGTCCGCTGGTGGGAGCAATACTTGCCGCGTTGCTTTACCTGCTTTTGCATAATTAA
- a CDS encoding acetate--CoA ligase family protein: MINKELINPQSIVIVGGSNNVHKPGGRLVRNLLDGKYKGELYVVNAKETDVQGIKSYANVREIPDAELAIISIPGHACPEVVEVLAKQKNVRAFIIISAGFGEETIEGGILEDQILKIINESGASLIGPNCIGIMNVNYHGVFTQPIPEFHQDGVDFISSSGGTALFIMESALTKGLRFSSVWSVGNSKQNGVEDVLEYMDRNFNPVTDSKIKMLYIESIKQPDKLLYHASSLIRKGCKIAAIKAGSTDSGKRAASSHTGAIASSDSAVEALFRKAGIVRCFSREELTTVASIFTLKEVKGKNCAIITHAGGPAVMLADALSKGHLNVPNLEGPLAEELKSKLYSGAAVGNPIDIIGTGTPEHLATVIDYCENKFEEIDLMMVIFGSPGVVNVYDAYEVLHKKMEKCNKPIFPILPSIVTASPEVRSFVKKGHVNFSDEVTLGTALSRVINTPKPASTDIQLYGVDVPAVRRIIDQLPSEGYLNPAQVRTLLGAANIPMVAEFTSDNKEEILEFAKKVKYPVVAKVVGPVHKSDIGGVALNIKYEEHLLFEFERMMRLPDVTSIMVQPMLKGQELFLGAKYEEKFGHVVLCGLGGIFVEVLQDVSYGLSPLSYDEAYSMIRSLRGYPIIKGTRGQKGIDENQYADIIVRLSTLLRFATEIKEIDINPLLATDKGLFAVDARIRIEK; the protein is encoded by the coding sequence ATGATAAACAAAGAGCTCATTAATCCTCAAAGCATTGTGATTGTTGGAGGATCAAATAATGTTCACAAACCCGGCGGACGTTTGGTTCGCAATTTGTTGGATGGTAAATACAAAGGCGAATTATATGTGGTTAATGCCAAAGAAACAGATGTACAGGGAATAAAGTCATATGCTAATGTCCGCGAAATCCCCGATGCCGAACTAGCTATTATTTCTATACCGGGACATGCTTGCCCCGAGGTCGTGGAAGTCCTTGCAAAACAAAAAAACGTACGTGCCTTTATAATTATATCCGCAGGATTTGGTGAAGAAACGATTGAAGGAGGGATTCTTGAAGACCAAATTTTGAAGATTATCAACGAATCCGGAGCTTCCTTGATCGGCCCGAATTGTATTGGGATAATGAATGTGAATTACCATGGGGTATTTACTCAACCCATACCTGAATTTCATCAAGATGGGGTCGATTTTATTTCCAGTTCGGGAGGTACTGCTCTGTTTATAATGGAGTCTGCGCTGACTAAAGGGCTAAGATTCTCGTCTGTATGGTCGGTCGGGAACTCAAAACAAAATGGGGTAGAGGATGTGCTGGAATATATGGACCGGAACTTTAACCCTGTTACGGATTCAAAGATAAAGATGCTTTATATAGAGAGTATAAAGCAACCGGATAAATTGCTTTATCACGCTTCTTCTTTAATAAGAAAAGGATGTAAGATTGCTGCTATCAAAGCTGGTAGCACAGATTCAGGAAAACGGGCGGCATCGTCTCATACAGGAGCCATCGCCAGTTCGGATTCTGCTGTAGAAGCTTTGTTCAGGAAAGCGGGAATTGTACGTTGTTTCAGTAGAGAAGAACTAACAACTGTTGCAAGTATCTTTACCCTAAAAGAAGTAAAAGGGAAAAATTGTGCGATCATTACGCATGCTGGAGGACCTGCGGTGATGTTGGCCGATGCTCTTTCGAAAGGTCATTTGAATGTGCCTAATCTGGAAGGTCCTTTGGCGGAAGAATTAAAATCTAAGTTGTACTCAGGTGCTGCCGTAGGAAATCCGATCGACATAATCGGAACAGGTACACCGGAACACTTGGCAACAGTTATAGATTACTGCGAAAATAAATTCGAAGAAATCGACTTGATGATGGTTATTTTTGGTAGTCCGGGGGTTGTAAATGTATACGATGCCTACGAGGTGCTGCATAAAAAGATGGAAAAATGCAATAAACCTATTTTTCCTATACTTCCCTCCATTGTAACAGCCAGTCCGGAAGTTCGTAGCTTTGTAAAAAAAGGTCATGTTAATTTCTCTGATGAAGTAACACTTGGTACGGCATTATCCAGAGTTATTAATACGCCTAAACCTGCAAGTACGGATATTCAGTTGTATGGGGTAGATGTACCTGCTGTTCGCCGAATCATCGATCAACTTCCTTCCGAGGGATATCTTAATCCTGCTCAGGTACGCACGTTGTTAGGTGCAGCCAATATTCCTATGGTAGCAGAGTTTACGTCGGATAACAAAGAAGAGATTCTTGAATTTGCCAAAAAAGTGAAATATCCTGTTGTAGCCAAAGTCGTCGGACCGGTACATAAAAGTGATATCGGTGGTGTGGCTTTGAATATAAAGTATGAAGAGCATCTTCTATTCGAATTCGAACGCATGATGCGATTGCCCGACGTTACTTCGATCATGGTACAACCCATGCTAAAGGGTCAGGAGTTGTTCTTAGGTGCTAAGTATGAAGAAAAATTTGGTCACGTTGTTTTATGTGGTTTGGGAGGTATTTTTGTTGAAGTACTGCAGGATGTATCTTATGGATTATCCCCATTATCGTACGATGAAGCCTATTCAATGATTCGCTCGCTGCGAGGTTATCCAATAATCAAGGGGACGCGTGGACAGAAGGGAATTGACGAAAATCAGTATGCGGATATTATAGTCCGACTTTCCACACTTCTTCGTTTTGCTACAGAGATTAAAGAAATAGACATCAATCCGCTTTTGGCTACAGATAAAGGTCTGTTTGCTGTAGATGCCAGGATCCGAATTGAAAAGTAA
- a CDS encoding HAMP domain-containing sensor histidine kinase — MKSRFKYNVRYKTIVRVCFIIFLSTVFYANPVSAQKNNPIQNTTIKELNILYINSYNKEYEWSREILHGISDKFNEGGYKINITEISLFSKTVLSEEDRLHILESQIDAFKFTNLDFIIVSDLEASAIIFKSKSDIFHETPVLLCSVPDFSIHPDFDNISVAVKSYSYDKTFLMAKKLFPATDTVYIVTDNSNTGLKHREISKSQLAPYANQCVIKYFGHSNTSVDDMIEFLSNLSSNTFVIWGLWSRDNSMNFKSPSDYFPLFSGAAAVPIFTVVDWGLNKGQIAGYLTRGYDQGYVVAGMALDLIKDSVRSLPPQIVKTKGKIDTQFLDKWKISYKNIPDNINIINPKPTFFQANRTLIIYSLGALVLILLLVLYVLYKFMSKYKKQLLITSQLIKEKDNVTKELKCNEIILKEAIVKAEESDRLKSAFLANMSHEIRTPLNAIVGFSNLIAYAESKEEIQDYIKVIETNNDLLLQLINDILDLSKIEAGKLELNMGRVDVFELLNNLMQMYSMRVKDDVRIILDTPECKFSIISEKNRLSQVITNFLNNAIKFTQKGSIRLGCNKKEEGLYFYVTDTGKGIAEENIPKVFDRFSKFDSFSQGNGLGLSISKSIILKLGGTIGVESVLGKGSTFWFILPINDKASK, encoded by the coding sequence CATTCAAAATACAACAATAAAAGAACTCAATATCTTGTATATAAATTCTTATAACAAGGAATACGAATGGTCCCGGGAAATCTTGCATGGGATTAGTGACAAATTTAATGAAGGGGGGTACAAAATAAATATAACTGAAATTTCTTTATTTTCTAAAACGGTACTCTCGGAAGAAGACAGGTTGCACATACTTGAATCTCAGATTGATGCATTTAAGTTTACTAACCTTGATTTTATTATTGTATCCGATCTTGAAGCATCTGCTATTATTTTTAAATCAAAATCGGATATATTTCACGAAACGCCAGTCTTATTATGCTCCGTTCCTGATTTTTCCATTCATCCCGATTTCGACAATATATCGGTTGCTGTAAAATCTTATAGTTATGACAAAACATTTCTGATGGCAAAGAAATTATTTCCGGCTACTGATACAGTATATATTGTTACAGACAACTCTAATACAGGTTTGAAACACCGCGAAATTTCCAAATCACAACTAGCACCCTATGCCAACCAGTGTGTCATTAAATATTTTGGACATAGTAATACCTCTGTAGACGATATGATTGAATTTCTTTCTAATCTGTCGAGCAACACATTTGTTATATGGGGACTTTGGTCCAGAGATAATTCAATGAATTTTAAAAGTCCGTCGGACTATTTCCCGCTCTTCTCCGGAGCTGCTGCTGTTCCAATTTTCACAGTCGTTGATTGGGGTCTGAATAAAGGACAAATAGCAGGTTATTTGACAAGAGGGTACGACCAGGGATACGTTGTTGCTGGCATGGCTTTAGATCTGATAAAGGATTCCGTTCGCTCTCTTCCTCCTCAAATTGTAAAAACAAAAGGAAAAATTGATACTCAGTTTCTTGATAAATGGAAAATTTCGTACAAAAATATACCTGACAATATAAATATAATTAATCCAAAACCTACTTTTTTTCAAGCAAACAGAACGCTTATAATATACTCATTAGGCGCATTGGTCCTTATTTTGTTATTGGTTTTGTATGTGTTATATAAGTTCATGTCTAAATACAAAAAGCAATTACTTATTACATCGCAGTTAATTAAAGAAAAAGACAATGTGACAAAAGAACTGAAGTGTAACGAGATTATTCTAAAGGAAGCTATTGTTAAAGCAGAAGAATCAGACCGCTTGAAGTCTGCTTTTCTCGCGAATATGAGCCACGAAATACGGACTCCTCTTAATGCGATTGTTGGTTTCTCAAATTTAATTGCTTATGCTGAAAGTAAAGAAGAGATACAAGATTATATAAAAGTTATTGAAACCAATAACGATCTTTTATTGCAACTGATAAATGACATTCTTGATCTTTCTAAAATTGAAGCAGGAAAGTTAGAATTAAACATGGGAAGAGTTGATGTATTTGAATTACTAAACAATTTGATGCAAATGTATTCGATGCGGGTGAAAGATGATGTTCGCATTATTCTGGATACTCCCGAATGCAAATTCTCTATTATCTCGGAAAAGAATCGCCTTTCGCAGGTTATTACTAACTTTTTAAATAATGCGATTAAATTCACGCAAAAAGGAAGTATCCGTCTTGGATGCAATAAGAAAGAGGAAGGTTTGTATTTCTACGTTACTGATACAGGGAAAGGAATTGCTGAAGAAAATATACCAAAAGTCTTTGACCGCTTTTCAAAATTCGACTCTTTTAGCCAAGGTAATGGATTAGGATTATCCATATCGAAATCTATCATTCTTAAACTGGGAGGAACAATCGGTGTTGAATCTGTTTTAGGAAAAGGATCGACCTTTTGGTTTATCTTACCGATAAATGATAAAGCAAGTAAATAA